A genomic region of Microlunatus sagamiharensis contains the following coding sequences:
- the rbsK gene encoding ribokinase has protein sequence MVATAASARAGSGPGAVVVVGSINIDLTVAASPLPRPGETLTGSSFSTGLGGKGANQAVAAARAGATTTMVGAVGTDAFGSLALDALRADGVDVGRVQQVEGATGIAHIRVDARTGENTIVIVPEANGALTGPQVEEALRALAPSSPVVLLQLETPLEVTLATARACEELGLRLVLDPAPAAPLPDEVWAGVWLACPNETEAELLTGVKVTDVRSAERAARWFSERGVRQVVVTRGGRGTVVVGPGGTSDIPAFGVTPIDTTAAGDSFAGALGAAVAAGLAWPVALRRAAAAGALATTRVGASPSIPTAAEVDTYLRGR, from the coding sequence ATGGTGGCGACGGCGGCTTCTGCACGCGCGGGCTCGGGACCGGGCGCGGTCGTGGTGGTCGGCAGCATCAACATCGACCTCACCGTCGCGGCCTCGCCGCTCCCCCGGCCCGGGGAGACGCTGACGGGCAGCTCGTTCTCCACCGGTCTCGGCGGCAAGGGCGCCAACCAGGCGGTCGCCGCCGCCCGAGCCGGCGCCACGACCACGATGGTCGGCGCCGTGGGGACCGACGCCTTCGGCTCGCTCGCCCTGGACGCCCTGCGGGCGGACGGCGTCGACGTGGGGCGGGTCCAGCAGGTCGAGGGGGCGACCGGGATCGCGCACATCCGGGTCGACGCGAGGACCGGCGAGAACACCATCGTCATCGTCCCCGAGGCCAACGGTGCGCTGACCGGTCCGCAGGTCGAGGAGGCGCTCCGGGCCCTCGCCCCGTCCTCCCCGGTCGTGCTGCTGCAGCTGGAGACGCCCCTCGAGGTGACCCTGGCCACCGCGCGCGCCTGCGAGGAGCTGGGGCTGCGCCTCGTGCTCGACCCCGCGCCCGCCGCGCCCCTGCCCGACGAGGTCTGGGCCGGCGTGTGGCTGGCCTGCCCCAACGAGACCGAGGCCGAGCTCCTCACCGGCGTCAAGGTCACCGACGTGCGCTCGGCCGAGCGAGCGGCCCGCTGGTTCTCCGAGCGCGGCGTACGGCAGGTCGTCGTGACCCGTGGCGGGCGCGGGACGGTCGTCGTCGGTCCCGGCGGCACCAGCGACATCCCCGCCTTCGGCGTGACCCCGATCGACACCACCGCCGCGGGCGACTCCTTCGCCGGCGCGCTCGGTGCGGCCGTCGCCGCCGGGCTCGCCTGGCCGGTCGCGCTCCGCCGCGCCGCGGCTGCCGGTGCCCTGGCCACGACCAGGGTCGGCGCCAGCCCGAGCATCCCGACCGCCGCCGAGGTGGACACCTACCTCAGGGGACGCTGA
- a CDS encoding FtsB family cell division protein: MPPSGPRPTARPGAGPGRGKPRPRPASRDRVVPADGADEPTIALDAGATAPPEVSSAKASRSGRAGGASSRGTARTRASAARSGSTAPTRRRTAEAAGRAGAGAAVLQRAVRANLTARALALVVVVLVLTISYATSLRIYFSQAHEIASTKAQIADSQATIADLQSQISRWDDPAYVSAQARERLGWLVPGETGYTVVGADGKPLGGGLTLDSSEADEPGQKQTTWYDRMWGSVKAADRPAAKKADPGKRAPVSEDSKPR; encoded by the coding sequence GTGCCGCCGTCGGGACCTCGTCCGACCGCCCGGCCGGGTGCAGGTCCCGGCCGGGGCAAGCCGCGCCCGCGGCCGGCGTCGCGCGACCGGGTCGTCCCGGCGGACGGGGCCGACGAGCCCACCATCGCCCTCGACGCGGGGGCGACGGCGCCGCCCGAGGTCTCGTCGGCCAAGGCATCCCGGAGCGGCCGGGCGGGCGGTGCCTCGTCGCGCGGCACCGCCAGGACCCGTGCCTCCGCCGCCCGGAGCGGCTCGACGGCCCCGACCCGCCGGCGTACGGCTGAGGCGGCGGGCCGGGCCGGCGCCGGTGCCGCGGTGCTGCAGCGCGCGGTCCGGGCCAACCTCACGGCCCGGGCGCTCGCCCTGGTCGTCGTGGTGCTCGTCCTGACCATCTCGTACGCGACCTCGCTGCGCATCTACTTCTCCCAGGCCCACGAGATCGCCTCCACGAAGGCGCAGATCGCCGACAGCCAGGCGACGATCGCCGACCTGCAGAGCCAGATCTCCCGCTGGGACGACCCCGCCTACGTCTCCGCCCAGGCCCGTGAGCGCCTCGGCTGGCTCGTGCCCGGGGAGACGGGCTACACGGTCGTGGGGGCCGACGGCAAGCCGCTCGGGGGCGGGCTGACGCTCGACTCGTCCGAGGCCGACGAGCCCGGCCAGAAGCAGACGACCTGGTACGACCGCATGTGGGGCTCGGTCAAGGCCGCCGACCGGCCGGCCGCCAAGAAGGCCGACCCCGGCAAGCGCGCCCCCGTGTCCGAGGACTCCAAGCCGAGGTGA